The DNA window gaattatgcccaaagagttataaaactctgtataccctttgacccagcaataccattattatgCCTGTTTCCCAAGGTAAtcagggaaaaggggggggggacttaTATGTCCTGAGATATTtgtaacagctctctttgtggtggcaaagaagtagaaattgaggggatgactatcaattggggagtggctaaaaaagttgtggtatatgattgtgatggaatactattgtgctattataagaaatgatgaactggttgattttagaaaaacatggaaagacttgaatggaataatgaagagtgaaatcatcagaaccaagagaatattgtacacagtaaaagcaatattgtttgaagaacaaaTGTGAATGACTAGGTTATTCTGAGTATTAGAAATAGTCAagtacaaaggacctatgaagaaagatactatccacctccaaagaaagaactgagaaatagacatatgcatatgtacatatgtatacacacatacatatctgtgtCCAATAGTGACCTTATCTATTGTggggtaaggagagagagagagaaaaaaaatagtgcatagcaaagaagaaaaggaaactcagaaggaagcacagaaaagaagggtagttttgaaaatgatgtgtagtatttattacatagtggGTGTTGTTAAAGTAAAtagtatgaaatggagattcattgTCATATTGAATTCTTTTCTTGTGCTGTGCTGTATATgtggatttttttgtcttttcatatttaagataaaaatgaataatttttaaaagaaaaaaagagtttgatATAGGAGGTTAAAATCTTACTCAAATAATAGACACCTTAAAATTAGATCAATCATTcaggaaacaatttaaaaagttaaaaagaaattgtAGGAATGAAAAAGCATCATAAAATCCAAGATATTATTAGATATAGATCTAATGCCTGTTAGTTACAGAATGCTATTAATTCAAGTTCAATATTGGGATAAAATGGCACTCACAAACACCAAACAGTTAACAAGAGTAGCTTATACAGTATTCAGTCTCCCATAATCCTCATAGAATTAAAACTTCTAAGGCACTTATTTTAAGTTccattttctaaacttttttaatgtgattgcactGAAGATCTTGCCTCTTGCCCCACTTTTTAAATTGTGCCTGTCTTAGAAATACCAATTCCAGCAGATGGTAGGTCCAACAGATACTCCATGGTGGGAATCATCTTATGTCTGTGTTTGGACAGTTCATTATTACCCTGTGCCCCTCCCATGATCATTTTCCCCCATTTGTCATGaaatctcctttcctttccattttttttttcctgagcaataagggttaagtgacttgccctgggtcacacagctagtaagtgtcaagtgtctgaggccagatttgagttcaggttcttctgaatcccgGGTGAgttctgtatccactgcaccacctagctaccctgaagtTATCAGTTGCTCCCAGCTGTTTACAAAGTTCTCACCTGTTATTTCAGTATGAAATTTAACCTgtaggcaaggaggaaaggaggagaagaaagttgAGAAGATTcccctggaagggaccttggaaattaTCTAGTGGTTGAAGACTAGAACTAGAACCTGAATGTTGCAGATCCTTCCtgagtcttttttccccctttacccCTGCTCCAtagatttcttctcttccttcaaaattcagctcaagccTTTCTCTGATGCACTCAACAACTAGTGGCTTCCTtttcaaactaccttgtatttcactgcttgtatttctttttattcttttgaacaGGCAAAATGAGGccatcttttgcttcatttcttacctaaccCTAAtaactgaatgggtgttgcctcagacaaactgagacctgggaaagaccttgggctgaaaaaggccaaggtctcccactgcatctggggccatctccagtcatcctcatctatgtctttccactgaacccagatgactctggagctggtgactttgcacagccctgcctcacttaaatccagtttacttacaaatcaagacatcatctTCCTTATGCCAttggtctttgagaatgaaggacaaacaacaagagccCCCAAGAATTCTGGTTCCTCTTCTTCTGAGGGAAGATAAGTGGTCTCTCTAAGTATCAAATCCATGTGTACTATGCCTACTGAAAGTTCTCTATTCTCCATTATAGACTATCTCTCTTCCCCTACAGGAATGTTCTTTCAAAGGATCCCCTCACACCATTGAAACAtttcctccttttattttattttttctctttgtttcctcaCTCATTCTCCCATAGACCCTCTTCTTTCCAAGAGATTGACCTGATTAGGATGATGTATCacattatcttctctttcttattcttcccctttctccttttataCACTCTTCTGTTCTATAATTTAGGCACACAATAAACATTAATTCACCTGTAGCTGAATTGTTGTGAGGTTTAAGTCCTTGATTTCAAGTTTCTTTCTCCATTATGTCTTCTATTTGACTTCTATTTTCACCTATGtcccatgtatttttaaaaagaaatttcttaatcgtctctgtgagggaaaaattcatcctcttctcaataattctcaggaactcagcagcaaagtgacaaaagctcttttattcccttctctcgAAGAGGCCCTAGACCCTAGTGCAAAtgggccctcccctttttcatcattggtccgattactcaagggttacaatctacacacaaaaagtagctaatcggaacgcagtattcccatccctcttcttcATATAGGCATGACTCAGGAATGgaccttattttccttatatggatacaactcGGGAGGACCTTGTTGAGAACAGGGCTCTttgaaccatgtgactttagcctgAAGGGGcagaggggatctgagacctttgtcctaccaGCAGGTCAGGATTGTtgtatccacattgagaggaggtaactacccattttctcacagtctCTCTATTGTTCTGTTGTTGATGTTGTCCTTGGTCGCTGCATTTGTTTACTTCCTTATACTTCTATTGTCTGTGGTGTTTGAGAAACAAATAGTTTGTTCAAGATTTATGTACATTCTTTTCTAATCCCTTTCTCATCAAAAAAACTAATTTGATACTGATTTTCATAGTTATGAGTATACCCCAACTGAAATGAATTTGCATTCAttctgtatatatagatatagatagtgtgtgtatacatttttgtatgtattttgtattatatatCTGTGTAAATGTTGTTTTTCCCtagcaagcttcttgaggatgaGAACTGTTTTAGCTTTATCTtcgtatccccagcacctagggATTCCAGGGATATAGTAGTCACTgaattttgtatatatacatatacacatacatatatatatacatatatataggaaTAAGGCAGGGTTCTCTATTCCAATATCATGAATTATGTTATATGCAGCAAAGAGCTAAGGATGTCTTATTTTCATGAAGGCTTTCCCAATGCACACAGATAATATACTAATTGCATTGATTCTGGAAGCTTTACAAAACCTTCTCAATAAAATTCTCATTTGAAAGAGAACAACTTAAATATTTTCCTGCCATAAAAAGGGGCGGGGGATGAAAAAGACATGCTGCCCACATTACAACATTCAATTGAACAGACAACCCATTGAGTTATTCAATCAGGTTATAATCTAATTGGATTATACTTTGGAGAGGTACTGAAGAAAGACAATGAGTTGGTCACAGAATGGGACAGAGGAAGGAAATTTGCCTGAATCAAATGCAGGGGAAATTCAATggtccaaagacttaaatggtcTCATTGCTACAAAatcctgccttttaaaaattaatattctcCTAATGATGCTCTATGTTTGCAAATCATGGAACACTATGATCTCAGAATGATTAAAATTCAGGTGATCCTGAAAACAGTGGAAAGATTGATTGTTTTCTTGAAGGTaatcagaattaagtgacttgtccaggttacacagctactaagtgtctgagtccagatttgaatttaggtccttctgactccaaggccagtactctacccactgtaccatctagctgccctagaaagTTTGATTTTAAGAATACTACCTCATATTAACTACATATGACTTTCATGAGAATCATGTCATGAGAAACACCAGGGATATATATGACCAGAAAAAAGGTGACCTTGTCATTTAGTGAGAATAAGGAATAAAATAGATAACCTGAGTGTTATACTAGTACTCAAGGATTAAACATACACAAATACTCACCTACATACCACTTAAAAGCATTGGTCAGATCCTTTAAGGAGAATTAATGGAAGAACATGAATAAGAATCatataagatgaaaaaaatatgaaaagatttccatttttgtacctctttggAGAATATCTAGTTAATGTCAGGATTCATCTAAGAATATGGGAAATTAAGATCTAATAAGGATATGAAACTTATATATTAATAGCTACAACTTAGCAAGTAATGAGTCCTTTAAGAAGGCTAAATGCGTGTTTCTTCATAGCCACACTGAAGTCAAGTATTGAGTGGCTGCCACTGACTGAACAAGATGACACTGAATACCAAATGTAGAGAAGACTTCATGATGAAGGTGTCCAGGGCTTGTCCTGGCCCTGCTCAGCTGACATTCAAGTCTTCTCTCAAAATGCAAAATGCAAAATTTCAAGTATTCATTTCATCTATACTTGAGAAGGCAGACCAAACGGAGAAGcattttttgtatttgaatcAGAAGATTAAGTAAAATggcactgaaaaaaaagaagagaaacacaaATATGTCAAAGTTTTCAAAtcaaaaaattatgaaatggatTGTGTATTTAAACAGACTGGTCCAAATAGCCGTGGCACTGCCAATGATGACTTTGTGCATCTAGGAGGCTGTAGTAAGGAAGAAATTGCTCAGTTTCTTTCAGAGATGGAAATCATGCCAAATGGAGTAACACTGCTAGTTGGAAGTCCAGAGGAAGAATATGGTGTCTATGGTGGAGGGCAAGGAGGCTGTGATGACTACAATGGATATAATGATGGATATGACTTTGGGTCAGATAGAGACTCTCAATTACTATTTTTTCAGGAATGTCTGTCTGATCATAGATATGGAGATGGTGGGTCCACTTTCCAGAGTATAACAGGCCATTGTGTGCACATGAAAGGATTACCTTACAGAGCTACTGAAAATGATATTTACAATTTTATCTCACCACTCAACCCTGTGCAAGTACACATTGAAATTGGACCCGATAGCAGAGTGACTGGAAAAGCAGATGTTGAATTTGCTACACTTGAAGTTGCTGTGGCAGCTATGtcaaaagataaaacaaatatgCAGCAAAGATATGTAGATTGCTTCTCAAATTCTACAGCAGGAACAAGCAGTGGTCCTTATGGTTTGTTAAATTAGTTAAGGTAAGGTGGTCCAGCTAGCTAGCAGCTGGCTGGTGTTTATGGAGAAGACTTTGGTGATCAAAGCATCATGAGCAGATATGACCAAAGTTTACAGGAAAActctaagtgtttttttttcaatcaaacaTTGCATAGGAAGGCAAAGAGCAGTGAATAGTATCTACTACAGTAGTGGGAGTTGTGTATCTATGGGAATAAATGGAATGGGAGGGAAGCGCAACATGTCCAATATGAATTGGTAGATGGATAATGTAATCCTGATCATTGACTCTCggtcaactttttaaaaaacaagcaaaaggggcagctaggtggcacagtggataaagcattggccctggagtcaggaggacctgagtttaaatctggcctcagacacttgacacttactagctgtgtgaccctgggcaagtcacttaacccccattgccctgcaaaccaaccacccccccaaaaaaaaagcaaaaatgaagttAACAGTTTTGCAGTACAAACTTCTGATTTATGCTTATTGTCAATGAAATCAATTACCTTTAAAACTTTAGTTTCAATacctttaaatacaaaaaaaaaaccccattcaTCTAGGATGTCACATCAAGTTACGTAAAGACTATAACTTAAATGATTTTAGCTTTCCTCAAGATAGTTATGTCATAGGAGTGTACCTAAGCAGTAAACATGCTTAGCTTAAAGCAGTTTCAATTATGTTAAATATTGCTCCTATACCATATTACATGGAACACTAAGATGTATGTTGGGAGACATGGGTTTTTTTGTAAAACCAAATTTAAGAGCTTTGTCTGTGATTgaaaactgaaatttaaaaaaaatattttgataactgttcaatataattggcttccttagTAATCCTTTGtagtttatgcatttaaaacaataTCCTGAAAAAAGATCCATGGGCTTCAGTAGACTGCCAAGGGAATCCATTACAGAAAAGATGTTAGAAACTGCTGTCCCACAAATTCAGAGGAAGTTGAGATTTCATTATGCTTGAGGGTTGAAGAAAGGCTCTGTGGAGGAGCACTGATTTATAAGTTAGGCATTGAAAAATAAGTAGAATGTTGTTAGGTAGAAAAGCAAACTGGAAAGCATTCTAGGAGATAGGAATAGCATGAGAAATGATTTAGCTTGTTAAGGGCACAGGATTTTGGAGGATTTATTGTAGTCCAATTTGGCTGAAGGTTaaggagaagactggaaaggtatgttAGATGCAAAtcatggaaggccttgaatgctagATTAAAGAGTTTGGATTTTAATTGGTAGACATTGAAGAATCATTAAAGGAATTCAATGTGAAACTTCCTAAGACTCAGGAAATGAAAATGGTTGATGATCCACAGAAATCCACAATCCAGTAAAGAGGTGGTAATTTAacataattcaacaaacatacatTAAGTTCTTATTACATGAAAGGCtcagtgctaggtgctgggatacaaagatttttttaatgatctagttcatgtcctcaaggagtttgtagtCTAGtagaagaataaaatacatataaagataattataatacaagttagaatgagatacattttaaaaattgaattaagaGGTCtgagaaataaattattaaatcagAGATGGATCATCTTTTGAGGAGTAGGAAGGGCAGGAATCATAAAAAACTAGAAAGatgacacagaaagagaaaggttctggatggaaatgaggagggagtgtgTCACAGGCATGAGAGAAGGCATTCAAAATGTAGAACAATGGGAGAAAATAGGGAGAGATCAGAGAATGGCAAATAGTTCGGTTTCCTAGAAAATAGAATGCATATAGGAGCAAAGGACTGACAATGTAAATTGGAGCCAGGTTGTTGAGTGATTTGAATTACAAACTAAAATATGTAATTTATCCTTTTGACATGGAGGAACCATTGGGCAGGGGAGTAATGAGACCTATGCATTaagaagattactttggcagctgtgtggtatATTGATTAGAGATTGGAAATAACTGGAATCAATGAAACCAGAGAGGGATGGAAGGGAAGAGTATGCTAACAAGGAAACAGGGGCTATTACAATATCCATGTTAGACTCAATGAGAAATTGCATAAggtaaaaggaaatatatttcaaagaatttaaattctCTTTCTGGTAAAAAGGCAAGGAAAAATCTTAAGGTAACTAGATCTTTTTAGACTAAAAAGAAATTGTGTGGCCTTTGTGAATAGCCATGGCAGCATCCTAAGTCCCCAGATGCCACCCTTTTCAGACTTAGTCACCCAGGTATTCAAATGACAGAAATGACTCTTGTAACAGATAAGTTTTTTCTGGGTTTGGTATGATTACTCAGGAGGAAAACTAACTACTGTGGGAGTGTCGGCTACTAGGGCCTTACATACATTTACTTGCACCTGATTCAATCCATTTACATAAGTTAAGAAACTAGGAGGTTAAGATGTTTGAGGgaatatcaatatgtatgttgaaatcTCCTAGTATGAGGACAAGAATTTAGAAGGCAGAAGCAATTATGATCCAGGTCACAgagcaagggtctgaggccagacttgaactcatcttcctgacttcaggccaacaCCCAGCCACCTCTGtttaaggagaggggaaaggaaagagaatgtctGGTAGGTATGTAGCCAAAAGCCACCAAGATTTTGTTTGGGTAGTAGATGTGGATTGTATGAACCTCAAAGAAGAAGTTAAAATATAGTGATGGTGGAAGGGGGAGAACCTAGAAATAACAAGGGGGAGCAAGGAGTATGCCAACTCCCCTACCTTGACCAGTCAGCTTGGGAAATTAAGTGAAAATGCAGCCAGTGTTGAAAGGGGTGGTCAGAGAGGTTTTGTCATCAGGAGGGAGACAAGTCTCAATGCGAgcaagaagatggaaggaaagggggtagggagcaagcatttattaagcactatgttccaggcaggaTACTAAATGCTTTGCACttgtctcatttgaccctcaccacgaccctgggaggtagatgctattattatccccagtttacatttaatgaaattaagGTGGACAAAATCTACCCGgtggcaatgacttgcccagggtcacacagcaaataagtgactgggcccaaatttgaactcaaatcttcctgacttcaagccttaCTCACTATTCACTGCACTGACTAGCTGCCACTATGAAAtgaatggggaaggaaaagattTTAGATGAAACCAAGCTTGTTGTCTATGGAGCAGACATGCCAGAAAACACAGTGGAAGAGGTAGATAGCTTTTGCTTGGGACATGGGAGTGGGGAACTTGAGGGGAATAAGAATAAGGAATCAGACAGTGAGGACGGGCAGAAATAGATGAAGATCTATGGGATTTCAGAACCACTCGGATGTGTAACATTTTATATGGAGGAGTTTGTTAGACATTAAGTGAAAACTTTAGGGAGATTTGCACTCAGTAACATTAAGAACTCAGGGTGGAATCCTTTTAGAACTTGGGCAGTTCAAGTGAATGAGTAAGAACTTGGAACAAAAGAACTTGtggttttctccttcccccaagaCAGGAGACCAGTCCAGAAAGTTGATGGAATGgtgcctcttcccttcccacaaGAGGTAGAGACCATGAAGAAAATGCATGGGCCATGATGGTAAAATGTCCTCTTCTACAGTTCCTACTGCCACCCCCATCAGAAAAATCAGGAAGGAAATTATGGCACAGAAAGTTAAAGcatcctattctcttctttcttcctctcttccttcctcttctctcctctcctcttccctctggaGGCTGGAAATAAGGGAGGAGACATACCAAGCATTCTGATAAGTTGCTCACCTTTCCTCTTCCCACTCCCACTGGAAATCAGAGACCAAGCAGAATACTAATGGAGATAAAGCAGGAGAGGCATAGAACATATGATAAATCTCTACCATGTATATTCATAATGtatgtgggagagagaagagtccaCATGCACAGGCTCTATATTTGTTTGATAGTACATCCATGGTTTGTATATTTGCAGAAAAAATATGCCCTTGAATTGTGAAGAAATGCTCTAGTATAAATCTTCTTCTTACAATATTCCAGTAAACACCTTTGGACCAAGGTAATTATATCCTCTGGCTGACAGTTGAAGGGTAGACCCATCAGTCCCACAGAATATCTTGAACACAGGGATAGAGATCTTTGGGAGAATCCAACTAGTAAGTACAAGCTTTGAGTATACCCCCAAGGAGTGCCacgtgtaaaatgaaggggttactTCTGGAGTCCCTTCTACCTCGATCTATCATACAATGATCCTAATAATCAATAATTAAGTATCCACagtatgccaggaactgtgcttgacaagaaaaagaaatagtccctacTTTTAAGGTGCTTACATAGTGTCAGAGAAGACAGAATTTACAAATAAAAGTATAAAGCTCCCTCAGAGCTCACTTTCCCAAATCACACCACTACTGACTAGTTGAGTCCTTAGAGAAGTATCTATAAGTACTCTGAGTATTCTTGGGGCAACTTTGTAGTTGACTATTCTGAACACACTCATGAGTCCTAAATGGTATATTTCTCTTTATCAGTCAGTAGACTCAATTCTTTAATGAAGGCATTTATTTAAATGGTATAACAATAGATATAAAGCATTTCTCTCAACACCATGGATACATTTTCCCACAAATATACTCAGAGTCCAGGAatggggaggggtgtgctggtagTGAGACACATGTAGGAAATAAATGTGTTTGAGGCAACTCATATGTCCAGAACTAAAGGGCCTtaatgtcatttctctttccagaggGTCTTCATGAAGTTCCTCTTCAGAAGGCATTGTGTTTCTGATGGACTTGCAATTCAGATGAGATTCTCTTCCTAGGGTGGCCCTGGATTCTGCTGCTGTGATGGATGAAGTAGGTAACTTGATAGTTGTGCTGGTTCTGACTGGGCTCTGCTGCTACTGGTCTAGGTTGGGACTGGGTTGCACTAGGTCACACAGAGATTCCTGGATAGGGACAGGTTGGCTGATATGCCACTGGCAAGAGGCTGCCAGAGCAGTCTGGGGAAGTTGCTTCATCCCTCCCCAGGATGCACTACTGACTCATCTTCATAGGATTTTCTCTACTCTGTCATATAACATCTTCACCCTGGAAGCTCACCTTAACTCTAGATTACTTCTCTCTGCCCTGGAGATCCCACCTTTTGATGACTATTCCCTGAATCTCCAATTTAAGGAAAACCAGACCAAAGATTCTTCAGTTGTCTCCAGGTTGCACTGTTAACTCATATATACAGGACATTCCCTATCATACCCCCCCACTGGGTAATTTCTCCTCACCccttttacttcctgtgatcctttatttttctttcttgttttatttgtggtgcagtgagggttaagtgacttggccagggtcacacagctagtgtcaagtgtctgcagccagatttgaactcaggtcctcctgaatccagggccagtgctttatgcactgtgcaacctagctgcctcctcctgtgatcctttctattccttgtttggtcataaattcttcccttatccataaatctgacaggtaaactattccatgatcccttaatttgcttgtttgttttggtttttggtttttgggtttttttgcagggcaatgagggttaagtaacttgcccagggtcacacagctagtaagcgtcaagtgtctgaggccggatttgaactcaggtcctcctgaatccagggccggcgctttaccactgtgccatctagctgcccccttaatttgcTTGTGATATCACTCTTTATctctaaatcacatacccattttgaccatatctggCATAGAGTGTAAGTGTTGGTCtaggcctagtttctgccatactactttcAGTTTTCTGAACaatttttgtgaaataatgagtttttgccCAAAACCTTgtctctttgggtttatcaaactttAGAATATTTTGCAGATAACTACTTTGCAATAAACTTTGAAATCTGGTGTTGCGAGGCCACAtgccttcacattttttttcattaatccccttgatattcttgatattttgttttccctgatgaattttattattttttctaggtgtatcaaataatttttgatactttgattaatatggcactgaatacataaattaataTAGGGAGTTGTCATTTTGATTATactggctcagcctacccatgagcaatcaatatttctccagttgtttgtgtgaaaagtattttgtaattatgttcatttaTTACTGGGTTTGTGTTGGCAGgtaggctcccaagtatttttattttctgcaattattttaaatagaatttatctttctcttccttctatgttttgttggtaatatatagaaatgttgatcatttgtggatttattttatatgttgcaattttgctaaagttgttcattgttttgactagctttttagttgattctcaagAGTTGCCTAAGTATATCATgatatctgcaaagaatgatagttttgtttgctcatcacctattctaattccttcaatttatttttttcttattgctatagctatagCAAATATACCCCTCATTGCTATAGCTACTATGATATTGAATAATTGTGGTAATAATAGACTCCTTGCTtaactcctgatcttattggaaaggcttctaattTGTCCTTATGctcttaggtttttttgtttgtttgtttgtttgtttgtttgtttttgtgaggcaatgagggttaagtgacttgcccagggtcacacagctagtgagtgtcaagtgtctgagatcagatttgaactcaggtcctcctgaatccagggctggtgctttatccactaggccacctagctgcccatgctcttagttttaaatagatactacttatgattttaagaaaaattccatttatttctatgttttctagtgcttttaataggaaagt is part of the Dromiciops gliroides isolate mDroGli1 chromosome 4, mDroGli1.pri, whole genome shotgun sequence genome and encodes:
- the LOC122754872 gene encoding LOW QUALITY PROTEIN: heterogeneous nuclear ribonucleoprotein H2-like (The sequence of the model RefSeq protein was modified relative to this genomic sequence to represent the inferred CDS: substituted 3 bases at 3 genomic stop codons) encodes the protein MGPGKGVQLKEVAVVAVAALVATTGPNSRGTANDDFVHLGGCSKEEIAQFLSEMEIMPNGVTLLVGSPEEEYGVYGGGQGGCDDYNGYNDGYDFGSDRDSQLLFFQECLSDHRYGDGGSTFQSITGHCVHMKGLPYRATENDIYNFISPLNPVQVHIEIGPDSRVTGKADVEFATLEVAVAAMSKDKTNMQQRYVDCFSNSTAGTSSGPYGLLNXLRXGGPASXQLAGVYGEDFGDQSIMSRYDQRRQRAVNSIYYSSGSCVSMGINGMGGKRNMSNMNW